The following proteins come from a genomic window of Nothobranchius furzeri strain GRZ-AD chromosome 1, NfurGRZ-RIMD1, whole genome shotgun sequence:
- the LOC139072250 gene encoding DNA-directed RNA polymerase I subunit RPA43-like → MNIIRVPSPKEGPKSIDLPVVTDRAAHSNSKTNLVSIETWRDAGPKVRTELEFKVTALDADAAGVLLIRGQLGRTRVQELLAISESSESRVSTDKSEPQDTESSTEPTQGSSDDAPRKKKKKKKDEIKEEETEGEIGIPDSQLLDSNTAPELNITTDEKTVVRKRRRKRKKTGTRSPKSF, encoded by the exons atgAACATCATCCGAGTTCCgagtccgaaagagggtccaaaa AGCATAGACctgcctgtggtcacagacagggctGCA cattcaaatagcaaaacaaatcTGGTGTCCATAGAGACGTGGAGGGACGCTGGTCCTAAGGTCAGGACAGAGCTGGAGTTCAAGGTGACCGCGCTCGATGCTGATGCTGCAGGAGTTCTGCTGATCAGGGGACAGCTGGGCCGGACCAGAGTCCAGGAGCTGCTAGCTATTAGTGAGAGTTCAGAGTCCAGAGTTTCCACGGACAAGTCAGAACCACAGGATACAGAATCTTCCACCGAGCCGACCCAAGGGTCCTCTGATGACGCGCccaggaaaaagaagaagaagaagaaagatgaaatcaAAGAGGAGGAGACAGAAGGAGAAATAGGAATTCCTGACAGTCAGCTGTTGGACAGCAACACTGCACCAGAGCTGAACATAACAACAGATGAGAAAACGGTggtaagaaaaagaagaagaaaaagaaaaaagacagGTACTCGCTCACCCAAGTCCTTTTGA